DNA from Candidatus Eisenbacteria bacterium:
CCTCAGCAGCGCTTCGACTCAGAATAAGTCAATTCATAGCCCATAAATATCCATTGGACAAGGATAATGTGAGCCATCAATCTAATGTACTGGAGTCAAACCGAATGATGGATCGCAGGGATAAGGAGTGAAGAATGCCGAAAATTATCGAAAAGCCGACCCTTATTGAAGCCGCCGGGGTAATCCCCAAAAGGATTGAAGAGTATATCGGAAGGGTAAATTCAGGGCATGGCCGTGTCAGCATCGCCAGGATGACATCACCCGCCGGTTGGGATGAACCGTTTCAGACTCCCGATTTTGAAGAGATCACCTTGGTTCTAAACGGAACCTTGCGTGTCGAGTATCCGGGGGGCCTCCTTGACGTCTGTGCGAACCAGGCCATCATTGTTTCTCCCGGAGAGAGAGTCCGTTACAGCACTCCCGGCAAAGAGGGGGCCCAATATATTTCCGTGTGCTTGCCTGCGTTTTCATTGGAAACGGTTCATAGGGAGGTTGTTTAGGATTGTGAGTTGAACAATTCATGACAAAGAGAAACCCACCGGCAATCCTGAGATGCCGGTGGGCATAGCCTTATGATTCGAAGATCCTATTTCAATTTTAGGACTTTTTGCTGGGCCGAATGCGTTCCGGATTCCAGCCGATAGAAGTAGAGACCGGTTGCCACTTCATTCCCGGATCCGTCCAAACCGTCCCACTTAACGGAGTGTCTGCCGGCATCCATCTTGTTGTCTAATAAAACCCGGACAAGGCGGCCGGAGATATCCCAAACAGCCAGCCGGGTTGATTCCGCGGTGGGGAGTGTGAATCCAATGGATGTCAAAGCCGAAAAGGGATTGGGACCCGGATGATTCAGAATGAAGGACAGATTCGAGCTTTCACTTTGGCCGACATCACTCGCCTCGATGCCGAAATAATGATAGAGGATGTAAATCACATTTTCTTGAAGATCGAAATGATCCCAACGGTAGGGTCGCCCGCTCAAAAAGGCGAATCGGCCACCTTCTGGATTGTATGTTCCACCATCAGGTGGAATGGCGATAACCCCGATACCGCGGTAAGCGCCGAAACCCTGTTGAGCTTCAAACAGGAGAGTACTCTCGGGGCCTACAGTTGAACTGAACGTCGCGTTATAGGATTGCGTTCCAATCCGAGCTATATCCGACAAACCAGGTTCGACGGCGATGCAATCATATATCGTTGTTTCGCTTTCCCAATCGATTCCAAGATACTCGCGATAGGGGTCCATGATGAAACTTTCGCCCCGGCGCGTCATCAGCAGCACATTGCCGCCCGCGCCGAGATAGGAGTAGATCGGGGAATCAATCCATCCTGAAACATCCCCATTATAATCATTGCCGATCCAAATAACATTTTTGTATTCCCCAAGGATATCGCCGGGGACGGCGCCATGACCGCGCGGAGCCGGTAGGGTTGAGGGATAACCGGACCCCGGCTCATCAAAGTAATCCCAGAAGTCGATGGCGAGATCGCCGCTGAAAGCCCGGTCTTCGTAGGCGGAGAGAATCTCGGCGCCGTAAGAATCCCAGCTGACACCGTTGACCAGGAGGATTTCCTTGTCGAAGGTCGGTTCCGGTAAGGGCGATAAGATAAGGCGGAGGATCCAATTATCTGGATCGAGAACAATCGATAACGGCTCTTCATCCACATGGAGCATGAAAGATTGAGTGGCTAGATGATCTTGAATGACCTGGATCTCTTCTCCACTTGCTGTTGTGATCGCGACATCGATCGGCATAGTGAAGATCTGGGAACTCTGTAATTGATCAACGATCAACGATATGTCAAATCCGTCTCCGGAAGCAGCAGCATTCCACGAGTAACTATAAATGGGAAAATACTCGCCGTAGATCCACTGAGTAAAGAAGGCGCCTAATTCCAATCCCGAAACAGATTCCGCAACACTCTGGAAGTCCTCTGTTGTGGCGACGGAATAGCCGTACTGCGTGTAATATGTATTTAAGATCTCAAAGAAATCATCGTCTCCCACGACATGCCGCAGCATATGCGGAACCCAGGATCCTTTGTTATAGGAGAGATTGCTGTCGAAGATGCGATTGGTGTTGCTCAGATCCGGGACATAGATCGTTCCGGGACCGAAATATTGATTGGCGCTCAAGTCCTGATGATAGGCTTCGGGGCCATATGCAAGCTCGTACCAAATGGCTTCGCTATAGGTGGCCATTCCCTCATTCAGCCAAATGTGGTGATAATCCTCGCATGTGATCATATCACCCCACCACATGTGAGACAGCTCGTGAGCGGCGATGCTCTCCGCGTAATATCCGAGACTGGTGCAGGTCTGGTGTTCCATCCCGCCACCCCAAGGGAATTCAGCGTGACCATACTTCTCATTGAGGAAGGGATACTCATTATAAACACTGGCAAACGCCCCGATAATATCCTTGATCATTGCATTAATCGGGCGGTTACCGGCGGCATGGGCCGGGAAATCGTAAAAGACCAGGTCCATTGAATCACCGGGCGAATAGACATAGGCATCGGTGAAAACGGAATAGGGGTGGATGGCCAGCGAAACGAGATATGTGGCGATGGGGTATTCCTCATGCCACCAGCTATAGGCTAACGTTCCGTCATCGGTCTGCTCGCGCAACGAACCATTACTGGCGGTGATAAGTCCGGAAGGTACGGTGACATGAATATCCACGGAGTCCGGTTTGTCAAAAGGATAATCTTTGCAGGGCCACCAAGTGCGGGCCCCGTAGGGTTGGCTCAGCGTCCAGATCAAGGTTTCTCCGCCGTTGCTATCAAAAGCGAAATATCCGCCGGACGGAGTGCCGGAATAATCGATGACCAGGATAAACTCCTCGCCGCTGCTGTACGTTCTGTCCAGGTCGATTGAAAGAATATCGGAAAGATGCGAATAGGTCGTTGCAGCGCCTCCGGATGTGACGGATGAGACGTTCATGTTCACCCGAAGATCCAGTTCAACCATATCGAGAGATGCCGTGGATGCGGTGGCCCTCATCGTGACGGTTCCTGTCAGAACATGAGTCGACGGATTGAGATTAAAGACGATATCATAATAACCCACATCATAAAGATACTGGTTGCCTGTCGGTATCTCCCGGGAGCCTGAGCCGGTGCCGGCATCGAAGGCGGCCGCCTTGTGAAACGCCAGATAGGAAGCGACATCCCACGGAGATCTAACCTCTCCCTGCCAACCGGCCGCTGTCGGGGGCAGAAGAATGGGGGGGGCATCGGGACCGATTCTCGAATCACCCATCTGCGACGAGATGGGAAAATCCGCATCCTCCACACTGCCGGCCGATGCGCCGGTTATGAGGGTCAGAAAAATGATCAGTGGCAATATGATGGCAAGCGGCTGCCCTTTTTTCCGCAATCTGGGGCTCCGGGGACTCCGATAACATAGACGCATTGATTCCTCCTCATGGCGACAAGAGATGAAGCAAAGAAGCGCGGCGCAGCGTTTCCTTGTCTTGGGGGATGCTTTTTTGACAACGGCAACCACCACGGCGTGGTGATCGCAAGGCGAACCAAGATAAATTATAGCAAAACCGTTAGTAATTGACTACCTGATGAACGGGAATGATGGGAGGGATGTGCGTGATATCCGGCAACTCACATGTGGGCAATATGATACGCGACCTCAACGGCAGAAAGCGGAAACCAGGTTTTAAGAGGGGATATCCGGCAAGCTCTTGGCATGGAATAAATCACGGGCTAGACTGCACATGGTGCGGGCATAAATCCCGCTGGCCCGACAAGGGGATGCCGTCTTGTCAGGAATTGCCGAAGCGGACCTGAGGAGGAAGAACCATGATTATCAGTGTACCGCGGGAAACCCATCGTCATGAACATCGGGTGGGTCTGAGTCCCTTTGCCGTTTCCCGGCTTATCAAACAGGGACATACAGTTCTCATCGAAAGAGAAGCGGGCAAGGGAGCCCATTTCACCGATCAAGTATATCAGAAGGTCGGCGGGCAAATCGTCTACAGCAGTGATGAGGTCTACAAGAGGGCGCAGCTGGTGTGTCGCGTTGGGACGATCTCTGCCGAGGAGCTTGAACTTCTGAGTCCGGATACAACGATCTGCGCCTTTCATCACCTGGCGGTGGCGTCAAAAGAGATGATTCGGCAGCTCCAGGAGCTGCGAACGACCCTGATCGGCTATGAAATAGTTCAGGATGAGAAGAAAAGACTCCCGATTTTATTGCCCTTTAGTGAAATGGCGGGACATATGTCGGTGCATGTCGCGGCGGGTTATCTCCAGACGGAAATGGGAGGGCGCGGCATCCTCATGGGAAATGTGCCCGGTGTTCCGCCGCCAACGGTCCTTATCCTGGGCGCTGGTACGGTGGGGAGCATGGCGGCGTGCCAGGCGCTGGCCAGCGGGGCGCATGTCATTGTGTTTGACGCCAGCCTTCCAAAACTGAGGCATCTCAATAACAGACTATCCGGCCGCGCCGTGACGATGGTGCCGACGGCGGCGCGATTGGCTCAATATAGCGCCATCGCGGATGTTTTGATCGGAGCCGTTCTCATTCCTGGAGGGAGAGCGCCCTATCTTATCACAGAGGAGATGGTGAGGGCCATGAAACCCGGCAGCGTTATTCTCGATATTGCCATTGACCAAGGTGGCTGTGTCGAAACCAGCCGGCCGACGACTTTGGATCAACCGACATTTAAAATGCATGATGTCATTCATTTTTGTGTTCCGAATATGACGGCGAATGTGGCGCGCACCGCCTCACGAGCGCTGGCCAATGAGGTGTTGCCATTTATACAAAACCTTGCCAATCTCGGTGTCGATGGCGCTTTATGGGAAGATGTTGGGTTGGGCAGGGGTGTTTACCTTTACCGTGGAGAAATGGTCAATGAGGGTATTGGGAAGGCCATGAATATTCCGGTAAAGAATTTGAGGGATTTGTTGCCGGGAGATGGAGTGTCATGAGCTGGATTGACGATTACAAATCAAAATCACAAACCGCCGAACAGGCGGTCCGCATGATCCGAAGCGGTGATAAAGTCTACTATGGCGGAAACGCGGCTGTTCCAAAAGCCCTTGTGAACGCCTTGGTAAACCGGGCTGAAGAATTAGAGAATGTGCAACTCAATCACGTGCTTTTGCTCGGGAAAGACCCCTTGTCGGCGCCGGAGATGGAGGGTCATTTTCGACACAATTCGCTCTTTGTCGGTCCGGCGGACCGTTCCGCGGTCAACGAGTGCCGGGCTGACTATGTCCCCGTCTTCCTTCATCAGATACCGCGCCTCTTCACTGAAAATATCATTCCATTGGATGTCACTATGGTTTCCGTGTCACCGCCGGATGAGCATGGGTTTATGAGTCTCGGCGTTGAAACACTGGCCTCAAAAGCAGCCTGTCATAACGCAAAAACCGTCATTGTTCAAGTCAATGAAAAGATGCCGCGTGTTTTGGGCGATTGCTTCCTGCATGTCAGCCGGGTTCAATCAATTGTGGAACATACGGAAGCTCTTCCAACGCTGAAGCTCAATCCAGCGACGGATGTTGAAATGGCTATTGGACAGCATATTGTCGGTCTCATTCAGCCTGGAGCAACGATCCAGATGGGCATTGGAGGAATACCCGACGCGGTTTATGCTTCGATCCGGGGGTCACTGGATCTGGGAATTCATACCGAGATGATTTCAGACGGCGCCATGCAAGCGATTGAGCGGGGTGCTGTAACAGGCAACAGGAAGACGATTCACCCGGGAAAAGTCTTGATCACATTTGCTCTTGGAAGTGAAGAACTCTACGATTTCTTGGATAACAATCCGCTGATTGAAGCTCACCCTGTGGAATATTTGAATGATCCCGTTGTTATCAGCCAGAACGACAATATGGTGGCTATCAACTCGGCGATCGAGATTGATTTGACGGGGCAGGTTTGTTCGGACTCGCTCGGGTCGACCATATACTCCGGATTCGGAGGCCAGGTCGAC
Protein-coding regions in this window:
- a CDS encoding alanine dehydrogenase; amino-acid sequence: MIISVPRETHRHEHRVGLSPFAVSRLIKQGHTVLIEREAGKGAHFTDQVYQKVGGQIVYSSDEVYKRAQLVCRVGTISAEELELLSPDTTICAFHHLAVASKEMIRQLQELRTTLIGYEIVQDEKKRLPILLPFSEMAGHMSVHVAAGYLQTEMGGRGILMGNVPGVPPPTVLILGAGTVGSMAACQALASGAHVIVFDASLPKLRHLNNRLSGRAVTMVPTAARLAQYSAIADVLIGAVLIPGGRAPYLITEEMVRAMKPGSVILDIAIDQGGCVETSRPTTLDQPTFKMHDVIHFCVPNMTANVARTASRALANEVLPFIQNLANLGVDGALWEDVGLGRGVYLYRGEMVNEGIGKAMNIPVKNLRDLLPGDGVS
- a CDS encoding T9SS type A sorting domain-containing protein — its product is MRKKGQPLAIILPLIIFLTLITGASAGSVEDADFPISSQMGDSRIGPDAPPILLPPTAAGWQGEVRSPWDVASYLAFHKAAAFDAGTGSGSREIPTGNQYLYDVGYYDIVFNLNPSTHVLTGTVTMRATASTASLDMVELDLRVNMNVSSVTSGGAATTYSHLSDILSIDLDRTYSSGEEFILVIDYSGTPSGGYFAFDSNGGETLIWTLSQPYGARTWWPCKDYPFDKPDSVDIHVTVPSGLITASNGSLREQTDDGTLAYSWWHEEYPIATYLVSLAIHPYSVFTDAYVYSPGDSMDLVFYDFPAHAAGNRPINAMIKDIIGAFASVYNEYPFLNEKYGHAEFPWGGGMEHQTCTSLGYYAESIAAHELSHMWWGDMITCEDYHHIWLNEGMATYSEAIWYELAYGPEAYHQDLSANQYFGPGTIYVPDLSNTNRIFDSNLSYNKGSWVPHMLRHVVGDDDFFEILNTYYTQYGYSVATTEDFQSVAESVSGLELGAFFTQWIYGEYFPIYSYSWNAAASGDGFDISLIVDQLQSSQIFTMPIDVAITTASGEEIQVIQDHLATQSFMLHVDEEPLSIVLDPDNWILRLILSPLPEPTFDKEILLVNGVSWDSYGAEILSAYEDRAFSGDLAIDFWDYFDEPGSGYPSTLPAPRGHGAVPGDILGEYKNVIWIGNDYNGDVSGWIDSPIYSYLGAGGNVLLMTRRGESFIMDPYREYLGIDWESETTIYDCIAVEPGLSDIARIGTQSYNATFSSTVGPESTLLFEAQQGFGAYRGIGVIAIPPDGGTYNPEGGRFAFLSGRPYRWDHFDLQENVIYILYHYFGIEASDVGQSESSNLSFILNHPGPNPFSALTSIGFTLPTAESTRLAVWDISGRLVRVLLDNKMDAGRHSVKWDGLDGSGNEVATGLYFYRLESGTHSAQQKVLKLK
- a CDS encoding cupin, coding for MPKIIEKPTLIEAAGVIPKRIEEYIGRVNSGHGRVSIARMTSPAGWDEPFQTPDFEEITLVLNGTLRVEYPGGLLDVCANQAIIVSPGERVRYSTPGKEGAQYISVCLPAFSLETVHREVV
- a CDS encoding 4-hydroxybutyrate CoA-transferase, producing MSWIDDYKSKSQTAEQAVRMIRSGDKVYYGGNAAVPKALVNALVNRAEELENVQLNHVLLLGKDPLSAPEMEGHFRHNSLFVGPADRSAVNECRADYVPVFLHQIPRLFTENIIPLDVTMVSVSPPDEHGFMSLGVETLASKAACHNAKTVIVQVNEKMPRVLGDCFLHVSRVQSIVEHTEALPTLKLNPATDVEMAIGQHIVGLIQPGATIQMGIGGIPDAVYASIRGSLDLGIHTEMISDGAMQAIERGAVTGNRKTIHPGKVLITFALGSEELYDFLDNNPLIEAHPVEYLNDPVVISQNDNMVAINSAIEIDLTGQVCSDSLGSTIYSGFGGQVDFIRGAARSKGGKPIIAIPATAKNGTLSRIVPFLKPGAGVVTTRADVHYVVTEFGAVDLFGKNRRERAVSLIKIAHPDFQQELENAAREMNLLF